A single genomic interval of Desulfovibrio desulfuricans harbors:
- a CDS encoding iron-containing alcohol dehydrogenase, translated as MSTDLKSMHMGQITSFFIPNVTLVGEGCSKEIPARLKSINGAKPLVVTDQGIVNAGILKVITDILDAAKMKYAIYDKTIPNPTDKNVAEAFDLYKKEKCDSIVTLGGGSSHDCGKGVGFLAGNGGKIHDYEGVDKSKKPFPPYVAVNTTAGTASEMTRFCIITDTSRKVKMAIVDWRCTPSVAIDDPVLMMGMPPALTAATGMDALTHAVEAYVSTAATPMTDACAEKAMEYINRYLRRAVANGRDKEAREGMCYAQYLAGMAFNNASLGHVHAMAHQLGGFYDLPHGECNAILLPHVCEYNRISSRRRFGRIAQLLGELTQGISADEASRKAITAINILSKDVGIPDGLIALGKKYGKEVREADIPTMTANAQKDACGLTNPRSMTDAAVAAIYKAAL; from the coding sequence CCCTGGTGGGCGAGGGATGTTCCAAAGAGATTCCTGCTCGATTGAAGAGCATCAATGGTGCGAAGCCGCTGGTTGTAACTGACCAGGGTATCGTTAATGCCGGTATCCTTAAAGTGATCACCGACATCCTTGATGCCGCCAAGATGAAGTATGCCATATACGATAAGACCATCCCGAACCCCACGGACAAAAACGTTGCAGAAGCTTTTGACCTGTACAAAAAGGAAAAGTGCGACAGCATCGTTACCCTTGGTGGCGGCAGCTCGCATGACTGCGGCAAGGGCGTAGGCTTTTTGGCTGGCAACGGTGGCAAAATTCATGACTATGAGGGCGTGGACAAGTCCAAAAAGCCCTTCCCTCCGTATGTTGCTGTTAATACCACCGCTGGCACCGCCTCTGAAATGACGCGTTTCTGCATCATCACCGATACCTCCCGCAAGGTGAAAATGGCCATTGTTGACTGGCGCTGTACCCCCAGCGTGGCCATTGACGATCCCGTTCTGATGATGGGCATGCCCCCGGCCCTGACCGCGGCCACCGGCATGGACGCCCTGACCCACGCTGTGGAAGCCTATGTTTCCACCGCTGCCACGCCCATGACCGATGCCTGCGCTGAAAAGGCCATGGAATACATCAACCGTTACCTGCGCCGCGCCGTTGCCAACGGCCGGGACAAGGAAGCCCGCGAAGGCATGTGCTATGCCCAGTATCTGGCTGGTATGGCTTTCAACAACGCCAGCCTCGGCCACGTGCACGCCATGGCTCACCAGCTTGGCGGTTTCTATGACCTGCCCCACGGCGAATGCAACGCCATCCTGTTGCCCCATGTGTGCGAATACAACCGTATCTCCAGCCGCCGCCGCTTTGGCCGCATTGCCCAGCTCCTGGGCGAACTCACCCAGGGCATCAGCGCTGACGAAGCCTCGCGCAAAGCCATCACCGCCATCAACATCCTGTCCAAGGACGTGGGTATCCCTGATGGCCTGATCGCCCTTGGCAAGAAGTACGGCAAGGAAGTACGCGAAGCCGATATCCCCACCATGACCGCCAACGCCCAGAAGGACGCCTGCGGCCTTACCAACCCCCGCTCCATGACGGATGCGGCTGTGGCGGCTATCTACAAGGCGGCCCTGTAA
- a CDS encoding bacteriohemerythrin encodes MGIALQVVIIAALGGLAVFGGIQGMSWLVVGIIFVCAGANIWLWLSGRSRAARLAQYLDAQASAPAADGDVEQRAMQCIESLRETLKTKADAQVVESLQAQNSELAKQLKESEELVVTLRKRREKGIIALHKAHSVCTRLSGDMRKLASLITDVNGGVAVQRDRLVETGAAMERVADSASQASLRVRELSENAQNSSASAATGEQEVEGAVGSIDSVRDTIVQLKEAMAGLGEKASNIGQVMSVINEVADQTNLLALNAAIEAARAGEAGRGFAVVADEVRKLAEKTMGATKEVEEAVKAIQDETRRNVLTVDKAAQLSVDAADKATNAGDVMRAILQSMADTAGHLASIAAGAAEQSEQSTGTSGALEEVREVAESTSKNMEMFTASLLTFQSGMEELDMIVNALVAGDFDQALSDKFVEWTPKLELHVPLVDREHKLLVEYINELHQAMTHNKPVSEMIGVLKKLRDYTATHFGDEEKLFNVPAYKAAAEHMKIHKKFVAKLDEVEEQLRMGTATVSMDLLTFLKDWLVQHIMGTDPTYLPYLKPEDKEPA; translated from the coding sequence ATGGGCATTGCGCTTCAGGTAGTAATCATTGCCGCTTTGGGCGGTTTGGCCGTTTTTGGCGGTATACAGGGTATGAGCTGGCTGGTAGTCGGCATTATTTTTGTCTGCGCCGGTGCAAACATCTGGCTCTGGCTGAGTGGGCGTTCCCGCGCTGCCCGTCTGGCGCAGTATCTCGACGCTCAGGCTTCAGCGCCTGCGGCTGATGGCGATGTGGAACAGCGGGCCATGCAGTGCATTGAAAGCCTGCGCGAAACGCTGAAGACCAAGGCGGACGCTCAGGTTGTGGAATCCTTGCAGGCGCAGAACAGCGAACTTGCCAAGCAGCTCAAGGAGTCTGAGGAACTTGTCGTAACTTTGCGCAAACGGCGTGAAAAGGGCATTATTGCCCTGCACAAGGCCCATTCGGTGTGCACCAGACTTTCTGGCGACATGCGCAAGCTTGCCAGCCTCATTACGGACGTAAATGGCGGCGTTGCCGTGCAGCGCGACAGACTTGTGGAAACAGGCGCGGCTATGGAGCGCGTGGCCGATTCTGCCAGTCAGGCCTCCCTGCGTGTGCGTGAACTCTCGGAAAACGCCCAGAATTCAAGCGCCAGCGCCGCCACGGGCGAACAGGAAGTGGAAGGCGCAGTTGGCTCCATTGACAGTGTGCGCGACACCATCGTGCAACTCAAGGAAGCCATGGCCGGGCTGGGCGAAAAAGCCAGCAATATCGGTCAGGTCATGAGCGTCATCAACGAAGTGGCAGATCAGACCAATCTGCTGGCCCTCAACGCCGCCATTGAAGCGGCGCGCGCTGGCGAGGCCGGGCGCGGATTTGCCGTGGTGGCCGACGAGGTGCGCAAGCTGGCTGAAAAAACCATGGGCGCCACCAAGGAAGTCGAGGAGGCCGTAAAGGCCATTCAGGATGAAACCCGGCGCAATGTGCTGACTGTGGACAAGGCCGCGCAACTGAGCGTGGACGCGGCAGACAAGGCCACCAATGCCGGTGATGTGATGCGTGCTATTCTGCAGAGCATGGCGGATACCGCCGGGCACCTCGCCAGCATCGCTGCCGGTGCCGCTGAGCAGTCCGAGCAGAGCACTGGAACCAGCGGCGCGCTGGAAGAAGTCCGAGAGGTGGCAGAAAGCACCTCCAAAAACATGGAGATGTTTACGGCCTCGCTGCTGACCTTCCAGAGCGGCATGGAAGAGCTGGATATGATCGTCAACGCGCTTGTTGCAGGCGATTTTGACCAGGCCCTCTCCGACAAGTTTGTGGAGTGGACGCCCAAGCTTGAGCTGCACGTCCCCCTGGTGGACAGAGAACACAAACTGCTGGTGGAGTATATCAACGAACTGCATCAGGCCATGACGCATAACAAGCCCGTGTCTGAAATGATCGGTGTGCTCAAAAAACTGCGCGATTACACGGCCACCCATTTTGGCGATGAAGAAAAACTGTTCAATGTCCCCGCCTACAAGGCCGCAGCGGAACACATGAAGATCCATAAAAAGTTTGTTGCCAAGCTGGATGAAGTGGAAGAGCAGTTGCGTATGGGCACCGCCACCGTGAGCATGGATTTGCTGACCTTTCTCAAGGATTGGCTGGTACAGCACATCATGGGCACTGACCCCACCTATCTGCCCTACCTCAAGCCCGAGGACAAGGAACCAGCGTAA
- the yedF gene encoding sulfurtransferase-like selenium metabolism protein YedF translates to MEQLDCRGLACPQPVMRTRDALAAGTNALEVLVDNEPARENVRRFLEGRGFTVAASQEGPDCWRITASAGESAASAPQQAAEASRPLGETNKTLVLITTETIGRGDDGLGAKLMGNFVATLPELGPRLWRIVLINGGVKLASQPGPALDALEKMAADGVSVLVCGTCLAHFGLLEAKQVGDTSNMLDIVTSLDLADKVIRP, encoded by the coding sequence ATGGAACAATTAGATTGCAGAGGGCTGGCCTGCCCCCAGCCCGTCATGCGCACCCGCGATGCCCTGGCAGCAGGAACAAATGCCCTTGAAGTACTGGTAGATAATGAGCCCGCGCGGGAAAACGTGCGACGTTTTCTGGAGGGTCGCGGCTTTACTGTTGCCGCCAGCCAGGAAGGCCCCGACTGCTGGCGCATCACGGCAAGTGCTGGTGAATCTGCGGCATCCGCCCCTCAGCAGGCTGCGGAAGCATCCCGCCCTCTGGGCGAAACCAACAAGACGCTGGTGCTCATCACCACTGAGACCATTGGCCGTGGCGACGATGGGCTGGGCGCAAAACTTATGGGCAATTTTGTGGCAACCCTGCCGGAACTTGGCCCTCGCCTGTGGCGCATTGTGCTGATCAACGGCGGTGTCAAGCTGGCATCCCAGCCTGGCCCTGCGCTGGATGCCCTGGAAAAGATGGCAGCCGATGGCGTTTCTGTGCTTGTGTGCGGCACCTGCCTTGCGCACTTTGGCCTGCTGGAAGCCAAGCAAGTGGGCGATACCTCAAATATGCTCGATATTGTCACCAGCCTTGATCTGGCGGACAAAGTCATCCGCCCCTGA